A window of Pristis pectinata isolate sPriPec2 chromosome 18, sPriPec2.1.pri, whole genome shotgun sequence genomic DNA:
tattaAACTTTAGAAAATTGAATAAAAACAGCGAATACCACATATTCCATTTGCACATATCACTCCTTAAAAGTTCGTATCCTGACAATCCCATCTGTAAATCTTGCAATATTAAAAAAGGTCCCACAGTCCATTGTGATAGAATGAATTTGCTCCAATTAAGCTCTTTCTCCACGTATCCTGCGAGCCAACTGAATATCCTTTGGCATGATGGTTACTCGCTTGGCGTGAATGGCGCACAGATTTGTATCTTCAAAGAGACCAACCAAGTATGCCTCACTTGCCTCCTATTGAAAAGAAAGTTACATGTATCAAAGGAAGTCCACAAGCTTCTGATTTAACTTGACAAGAGAAAATAAGATTGGTCAACATTGAATCTGTCATTCGAAGTTAAGTTCAAGCTGTGcagtaataaaggccaatattacAAATCAGTTTATTTTCATTGGGAAAATTTCATTCATATTACCCAGGTTTGTTCTGGTTACATGATTGTGCTTGAACATTGATATATAATACATGCTGTGGACAGTGTATTAAGAACAACTCCTGCCTGGCTCACTGATCATTCCTAGagtaacttattttttttaaagaaagatctGCTCTTATCAGCTTTCTTCACTGCTCCAAAATTCTCACTCTGGCACAATGACCCTTTCCCAAATTGTTGTGCTGATGGCTATACCATCAGCCATTCACCACATTTATGCTTCCTATTCTCATCACCATAAACACATTCACTAGCCAACCAGCTGCAGCAGTGTGACCTTTAATCTGGCAAAAGGGGAAATAAATAATGACATCAGTAAAGAGCCACCTGCACACAACCCTTTGTCATGTGCCTTATGATACAGGCGAAGAAGTTACGATCACCATACCTGTAATGCACCAATTGCAGCACTCTGGAACCTCAGATCAGTCTTGAAATCTTGAGCAATCTCACGCACCAGACGCTGGAAGGGCAGTTTGCGAATCAGCAATTCTGTGGATTTCTGATATCGTCTAATTTCTCTCAAAGCAACAGTGCCAGGCCTGAAAGGAGCAAATAACTCAATTATTGAATTAGCATGTGGCTACTTTAGAAATGGAACCTACTCAGTACATCAAGTGTGTAATTTTTTGTAAAAGACATTTTTAACGTCTTTTACAAAACCTCAGTCAATCTAATGAAAAGATCAGTACTCAACTGAAGCAAGGCTTCATGTAAGGTTACACTACTCAGGATCCCAGAAGTTTGGCATGAAAAAGACCAAGTAAAAAGGCAGCCTGTACGAGTTACCATCAGGCCTGACGGGGTCGACGAGGCAGCAGTTcgcccacggatgctgcccgacctgccagGAAGAGTTAACAGCTCAGATCCTGGGCCCGTGGTGCCTTCGCCCAGCCAGCAGCGGCGGACTGCAGCTTCCCAAACACCGATGTCCCGCTGAGCCGCCCAACAGGGGGAAGGACGAGGGCCGCATGTCAACGCCGCCCCCCGGGGCccggacacccccccccccccgtgttacCTGTAGCGATGGGGCTTCTTCACTCCGCCGGTAGACGGGGCGCTCTTCCTCGCCGCCTTGGTTGCCAGCTGCTTCCTGGGCGCCTTGCCTCCGGTGGACTTGCGGGCTGTCTGCTTTGTTCGGGCCATCCTGCCTCAGGCTGCGGGCGAGAGGAGGGGGAAGCAGTTCAGTGAGCGGCCGGCGGGCGACCGGGGCG
This region includes:
- the LOC127579767 gene encoding histone H3.3A, translated to MARTKQTARKSTGGKAPRKQLATKAARKSAPSTGGVKKPHRYRPGTVALREIRRYQKSTELLIRKLPFQRLVREIAQDFKTDLRFQSAAIGALQEASEAYLVGLFEDTNLCAIHAKRVTIMPKDIQLARRIRGERA